A region from the uncultured Draconibacterium sp. genome encodes:
- a CDS encoding RNA polymerase sigma-70 factor: protein MNTFDEKNLFESIQQGDVKAFEKLFKTYYGYLCSFATKFLNNPDSAEEIVQEFFVKFWERRSDLSIETSLKNYLFRSVKNLCLNHIKHNNIKLQHAKTVLAETEMQPFNNSYVEVHLADDIAKSIEELPEKRREIFRLSREEGLKYREIAEKLNLSVKTVEAQMGLAIKSLRDKLKKYNTFLFYFLFAKIKKA, encoded by the coding sequence ATGAACACATTTGACGAAAAAAATCTTTTTGAAAGCATACAGCAGGGAGACGTAAAAGCTTTTGAAAAACTCTTTAAAACGTATTACGGTTACCTGTGTAGTTTTGCTACCAAATTTTTAAACAACCCCGATTCGGCAGAAGAAATTGTACAGGAATTTTTTGTGAAATTTTGGGAGCGGCGAAGCGATTTAAGCATTGAAACTTCGTTGAAAAACTACTTGTTTCGTTCGGTTAAAAATTTGTGTTTAAACCACATAAAACACAACAACATTAAATTACAACATGCCAAAACTGTACTTGCTGAAACTGAAATGCAGCCTTTTAACAATAGCTACGTAGAAGTACACCTGGCGGATGATATTGCAAAAAGTATTGAAGAGCTGCCCGAAAAACGCCGCGAAATTTTCCGGCTCAGCCGCGAGGAGGGCCTAAAATACCGTGAAATTGCTGAAAAATTAAACTTGTCTGTAAAAACAGTTGAAGCACAAATGGGGCTGGCAATCAAATCATTACGCGACAAATTAAAAAAATATAACACCTTCTTATTCTATTTTTTGTTTGCAAAAATTAAAAAAGCTTAG
- the rbfA gene encoding 30S ribosome-binding factor RbfA, with translation MEQYSTRQNKIARLIQREMADILLKVNKERFAGKLISVTNVRITKDLGIARIHLSIFPSEFAAEILQEIKLSSKQLRGELGRKTGKSLRVIPELDFYIDDSLDYIDNIDKLLKK, from the coding sequence ATGGAACAATACAGCACAAGACAGAATAAAATAGCAAGGCTCATTCAGCGTGAAATGGCTGATATTCTTTTAAAAGTGAATAAAGAACGCTTCGCGGGCAAACTCATTAGTGTAACAAATGTACGGATTACAAAAGATCTTGGAATCGCACGCATTCATCTGAGTATTTTCCCTTCGGAATTTGCAGCCGAAATTTTGCAGGAAATAAAACTTTCAAGCAAGCAATTACGTGGCGAACTTGGCCGGAAAACCGGAAAAAGCCTGCGTGTTATTCCTGAACTCGATTTTTATATTGATGATAGCCTTGATTATATCGACAATATAGATAAGCTGCTGAAAAAATAG
- the tdh gene encoding L-threonine 3-dehydrogenase: MKAIVKSKPEKGIWMEDVPMPKVGPNDILLKVKKSAVCGTDLHIYKWDEWAQQTIKTPVTIGHEYMGTVVEVGSEVDRVKVGERVTVEGHISCGFCRNCRRGRQHICDNTIGIGVNRNGGFAEYISVPAKNVLHVDERISDEMMAIMDPLGNATHTALSFPLLGEDVLITGIGGPIGAMAAAICKFAGARNIIGTDLSKYRRDLARKMGATRVIDPTKESIKEAMQVHHMVSGFDIGLECSGSPVAFNDMVNHMYNGGKISLLGLLPQSTQINWSKLIFKGLTLKGIYGREMYETWYHMEMMLTTGLDISPIITHRFKADDYQKAFEIMEAGNCGKIILDWE; the protein is encoded by the coding sequence ATGAAAGCAATTGTAAAAAGTAAACCAGAAAAAGGCATTTGGATGGAAGATGTGCCAATGCCCAAAGTTGGACCAAACGATATTTTGCTAAAAGTAAAAAAATCGGCAGTTTGTGGCACCGATTTGCATATTTACAAATGGGACGAATGGGCGCAGCAAACTATAAAAACACCGGTTACTATCGGCCACGAATACATGGGAACGGTTGTTGAAGTTGGCTCGGAAGTTGACCGTGTAAAAGTTGGCGAACGCGTTACTGTTGAAGGTCATATCTCGTGCGGGTTTTGCCGAAACTGCAGGCGTGGACGGCAACACATTTGCGACAATACTATTGGCATTGGAGTAAACCGAAACGGAGGTTTTGCCGAATACATTTCTGTTCCGGCAAAAAATGTGTTACACGTTGATGAACGCATTTCAGATGAAATGATGGCCATAATGGATCCACTGGGTAATGCAACTCATACTGCCTTATCTTTTCCTCTTTTAGGCGAAGATGTATTGATTACCGGCATTGGCGGACCGATTGGAGCAATGGCCGCTGCAATCTGCAAATTTGCAGGCGCACGCAACATTATTGGCACCGACCTAAGCAAATACCGGCGCGATTTAGCCCGAAAAATGGGTGCAACACGTGTAATCGATCCTACAAAAGAAAGCATAAAAGAGGCCATGCAAGTGCATCATATGGTAAGTGGTTTTGATATTGGATTGGAATGCTCAGGCTCGCCCGTAGCCTTTAACGACATGGTTAACCACATGTATAACGGTGGAAAAATAAGTTTACTGGGGCTTTTACCACAGAGTACCCAAATTAATTGGAGCAAACTTATTTTTAAAGGCCTTACGCTGAAAGGAATTTATGGCCGCGAAATGTACGAAACCTGGTACCACATGGAAATGATGCTGACCACAGGACTTGATATTTCGCCAATAATTACCCACCGTTTTAAAGCCGACGACTATCAAAAAGCATTTGAAATAATGGAAGCCGGTAACTGCGGAAAAATTATCCTGGACTGGGAATAA
- a CDS encoding STN and carboxypeptidase regulatory-like domain-containing protein, translating into MKSYLQLAIVFTILLLSFNLRGQQQDGSIFERRISLYQNNQSLDFILEQISWQANVFFSYDATIIDTNKKVSLSVEDKSLYNVLNKLLDTTHYEFNELQNQIIITRKTPKNNLVPEVDTIPVKYFFLSGRLIENRKGRAIPFASVSMLDKPIGTISNSDGEFLLKIHPSLIQDTIVISCMGYRQKLLPASQLLDEDLFILEPVSIRIKEIKVTSTTPGNLLRQMRANYEKNYTPHTKLMTAFYRETVKQDKNYISVSEAVTEILKAPYIKTTRGDLVRLIKGRKSSDVQPFQWLNFKLMGGPFTITELDAVKTNETFLNAMYEGYYSYQITDVIRFNNHPVYVVKFHPETGGFYPPFEGEMYVHRETFALVHAEYRISKIGLKEAEEIMIKKKPRKVKARPTYVHYEINYQQYQGKWHLASAKASVKFKVRSKRDRINSEFHSVSDLLITNIRPTELKRFNKDERFNRDDIFVEVLGEYDEKFWENYNIIKPDESLRNAFKMSLFN; encoded by the coding sequence ATGAAATCATACCTACAGCTTGCCATAGTATTTACCATCCTGTTGCTTTCCTTTAATTTAAGAGGCCAGCAACAGGATGGCTCTATTTTCGAGCGACGCATCAGCCTTTACCAAAACAACCAGTCGCTCGATTTTATTTTAGAACAAATAAGCTGGCAAGCCAATGTCTTTTTCTCGTACGATGCTACTATAATTGATACCAATAAAAAGGTAAGCCTTTCGGTTGAAGATAAATCGCTGTATAATGTACTCAATAAACTGCTTGACACAACACATTACGAGTTTAACGAGTTACAAAACCAAATAATAATTACCCGAAAGACACCAAAAAATAATTTGGTTCCGGAAGTTGATACCATTCCTGTTAAATATTTTTTCCTTTCTGGAAGGCTAATCGAAAACCGTAAAGGACGAGCCATTCCCTTTGCTTCCGTTTCAATGCTCGATAAACCCATTGGCACCATAAGCAATAGCGATGGCGAGTTTCTGTTAAAAATTCACCCCTCTCTCATTCAGGATACCATTGTTATTTCGTGCATGGGTTACCGGCAAAAATTGCTGCCCGCATCTCAGTTGCTCGATGAAGATTTGTTTATACTTGAACCTGTTTCCATACGAATAAAAGAAATTAAAGTTACCTCAACCACGCCTGGTAACCTGTTGCGACAAATGCGCGCCAATTACGAAAAAAACTATACCCCGCATACCAAACTAATGACAGCTTTTTATCGGGAAACTGTTAAACAAGATAAAAATTATATAAGTGTTTCGGAAGCAGTAACCGAGATATTAAAAGCCCCATATATTAAAACCACCCGCGGCGATTTGGTGCGCCTGATTAAAGGTAGAAAAAGTAGTGATGTTCAACCATTTCAATGGCTGAATTTTAAATTAATGGGAGGCCCGTTCACCATCACCGAACTGGATGCGGTAAAAACCAACGAAACCTTTCTGAATGCCATGTACGAAGGCTACTATTCCTACCAAATTACCGATGTAATCCGATTTAACAATCATCCGGTTTATGTGGTAAAATTTCATCCGGAAACCGGTGGATTTTATCCTCCTTTTGAGGGCGAAATGTATGTACATCGCGAAACATTTGCATTGGTTCATGCCGAATATCGCATCAGCAAAATAGGCTTAAAAGAAGCTGAGGAAATTATGATAAAGAAGAAACCTCGTAAAGTAAAAGCCAGGCCAACATATGTTCATTATGAAATAAACTATCAGCAATATCAGGGCAAATGGCACCTGGCATCGGCAAAAGCATCAGTTAAATTTAAAGTGCGCAGTAAGCGAGATCGGATTAATTCAGAATTTCATAGTGTGTCGGATTTACTAATTACAAATATTCGGCCAACTGAATTAAAACGATTTAACAAAGACGAACGCTTTAACCGTGACGACATTTTTGTGGAGGTTTTGGGCGAGTACGACGAAAAATTCTGGGAAAATTACAACATTATAAAACCCGACGAAAGTTTGCGAAACGCATTTAAAATGTCGCTGTTTAACTGA
- a CDS encoding FecR domain-containing protein: protein MENIGNFDCELLAKYLNGETSLQEKEEVEAWLSQSDKNREELEHYKTMLEKVDSFYQAKKFDENQAWKAVRTQISPDKVRPIQQQKTRKEVIAQFYKYAAIVVVALLLGSVTYYLGFRNPDKAIYGEVISAENQVLNEYVLPDGSLVTLNTNSKLLFPKKFTGNTREVTIIGEAFFDVQRNPDQPFVINAGNAQVKVLGTSFNVSAYPGAETVEVVVQTGKVQVVSKTTNADKPKEEVFLTPGEKGTLLISNNDLTKTVNSNPNFLAWKTHDLIFNTVPLHEVVECLEKAYHIEINLMEPELNDLLYEGHFDQKPIDFVLNVIRLTFDLELSVEGKHYTLTSRTNNQ, encoded by the coding sequence ATGGAGAACATAGGAAATTTTGATTGTGAACTGCTTGCCAAATATTTAAATGGCGAAACCAGTTTACAAGAAAAAGAAGAGGTGGAGGCCTGGTTAAGTCAATCCGATAAAAACCGGGAAGAATTGGAGCATTACAAAACCATGCTCGAAAAAGTAGATTCCTTTTACCAGGCAAAAAAATTCGATGAAAACCAAGCCTGGAAAGCAGTACGTACGCAAATTTCCCCTGATAAAGTTCGACCTATTCAGCAACAAAAAACACGAAAGGAGGTTATTGCACAGTTTTACAAATATGCTGCAATAGTTGTTGTCGCACTTTTATTGGGTTCAGTTACATATTACCTTGGTTTCCGAAATCCAGACAAGGCAATTTATGGCGAGGTTATTTCGGCCGAAAATCAGGTGTTGAACGAATATGTTTTACCCGATGGTTCGCTGGTTACTTTAAACACCAATTCGAAACTGCTGTTTCCGAAAAAGTTTACAGGCAACACCCGCGAGGTTACCATTATTGGTGAAGCATTTTTTGATGTTCAGCGCAATCCTGATCAACCTTTCGTTATAAATGCCGGAAATGCACAAGTTAAAGTTTTAGGTACCTCTTTTAACGTTAGTGCATACCCTGGGGCAGAAACCGTTGAGGTAGTTGTACAAACAGGTAAAGTTCAGGTTGTTAGCAAAACAACTAATGCTGATAAACCAAAAGAAGAAGTGTTTTTAACACCCGGAGAAAAGGGCACGCTGCTTATTTCAAACAATGATTTAACGAAAACAGTAAACAGCAATCCTAATTTTCTGGCCTGGAAAACACACGACCTTATTTTTAACACCGTTCCGTTACATGAAGTGGTTGAATGCCTTGAAAAAGCTTACCACATTGAAATTAATTTGATGGAACCAGAGCTAAACGACCTCTTGTATGAAGGTCATTTCGATCAGAAACCGATTGATTTTGTGTTAAATGTTATTCGGCTCACATTTGACCTTGAGTTATCGGTTGAAGGCAAACATTATACCTTAACGAGCCGTACAAACAATCAGTAA
- a CDS encoding FtsX-like permease family protein, producing MAGIVVGTMAIIIIVSVLNGFTDLIGMFYSDFDPDIKITSVEGKMFDPNTIDTEQLKSIPGVISYAGVIEEIAMLRYGKRQYPATIKGVPDNYTSYTNIDKLLIEGDYYLEKDGINYAVIGRGVANNLGVGISFLDPLHVYVPKKGKHVSLNPSRSFNHNYLYPSAVFAVLEDVDAKYILVSKQFAAEIFESKNSISAIELALSPEADVKSTQKKVQELLGKGFHVKNKPQQHDLVFKTMKSEKWAVYFILVFILLLASGNMIGNLTMLYIDKKEDISILKSMGLHVQQINRIFLYEGWLISLTGGLIGTLLGVLVCWLQITFELVKLPGAGGSFVISAYPVHIIFSDIVLAFFAVFIIGFLASWYPVKFMSQKQLSTANIN from the coding sequence ATGGCTGGAATCGTGGTAGGCACCATGGCAATTATTATTATCGTTTCGGTATTAAACGGGTTTACCGATTTGATAGGTATGTTTTACAGTGATTTTGATCCGGATATAAAAATTACTTCGGTTGAAGGCAAAATGTTCGACCCAAATACCATTGATACCGAACAGCTTAAATCAATTCCGGGGGTAATTTCGTATGCCGGTGTTATTGAAGAAATTGCCATGTTGCGTTACGGTAAAAGGCAATACCCGGCTACCATTAAAGGTGTACCCGACAATTATACCAGCTATACTAATATTGATAAATTACTGATTGAAGGCGATTATTACCTGGAAAAAGACGGAATTAACTATGCTGTAATAGGCAGGGGAGTAGCCAATAACCTGGGTGTAGGTATTTCTTTTCTCGACCCATTGCATGTGTACGTGCCCAAAAAAGGAAAACATGTTTCGCTAAATCCGTCCCGCTCATTTAACCACAATTACCTTTATCCATCAGCGGTTTTTGCAGTACTCGAAGATGTAGATGCGAAGTACATTCTGGTATCCAAACAATTTGCCGCTGAAATTTTTGAAAGTAAAAACTCAATTTCAGCAATAGAACTGGCATTAAGCCCTGAGGCTGATGTTAAAAGTACTCAGAAAAAAGTACAAGAACTGCTCGGAAAAGGGTTTCACGTGAAAAACAAACCACAACAGCACGATTTGGTTTTTAAAACAATGAAATCAGAAAAATGGGCTGTTTATTTTATCCTGGTTTTTATTTTATTGCTGGCCTCCGGAAACATGATTGGAAACCTTACCATGCTTTACATTGATAAAAAAGAAGACATATCGATTTTAAAAAGTATGGGACTGCATGTTCAGCAAATCAATCGTATTTTTCTATACGAAGGCTGGTTAATATCGCTTACCGGCGGACTAATCGGTACGCTTTTGGGCGTGTTGGTATGCTGGTTACAAATTACCTTCGAATTGGTAAAACTTCCGGGAGCAGGCGGTTCGTTTGTTATCTCAGCGTACCCGGTTCACATTATTTTTTCCGACATTGTTCTGGCGTTTTTTGCCGTTTTTATTATTGGTTTTTTAGCCTCGTGGTACCCGGTTAAATTTATGTCGCAAAAACAGCTTTCAACAGCAAATATCAACTAA
- a CDS encoding aspartyl protease family protein has translation MKPINWNKLKVIVLMALLALLVLPNTSFAQDKKSQALDQNISIYAEDEPLSDVIEKICKYLNLDYSYNAAIVEDKKISLNISNKPIKYVLDKLMKDFYLLFEIEDNLLVVRDYVPIDKSMEFENTTQQFASNNRGFLFDDPRDKNITIKFKSASNLIIIPVTINNSDTLNFILDTGVRFPIITELPFINKLNLNYMMPIEVKGLGDGESLTAYRSGNNMMQIDGLTARNQEVQMIIDENFQISHMLGIPVHGLIGFNLFKDYVVKVDYLNEKLTLIKPEYYKYRDRKKDIIMPLHFDGNKPFVRTTIVTDDMKEVPVKLLVDTGASDALWLSESSDERIGLPSKHVETFLGRGLSGDLYGTKGRIDAIWVGPLLLTKPIVAFPNSDLIDSLISQNDRNGTIGAEILRRFYVTVDYRNSRLTLRPNHKIKEDFNYNMSGMEVTNPMPGLPIFTIADIRENSPAHLAGLQKNDQILSINSSSHRTLELNDINLLLQSKENKKIKLKVLRNGEEFKTSFELKKMF, from the coding sequence ATGAAACCAATAAATTGGAATAAATTAAAAGTTATCGTTCTAATGGCATTGCTGGCATTGTTAGTGCTACCTAACACCAGTTTTGCCCAGGATAAAAAGAGCCAGGCGCTCGATCAAAACATCAGTATTTATGCTGAAGATGAACCTCTTTCAGATGTAATTGAAAAAATCTGTAAGTACCTCAACCTTGATTACTCGTACAACGCAGCCATTGTTGAAGACAAAAAAATCAGTTTAAACATATCTAATAAACCCATTAAATATGTGCTGGATAAATTGATGAAAGATTTTTATTTGCTGTTTGAAATTGAAGACAACCTGTTGGTAGTGCGCGATTATGTGCCTATTGATAAAAGTATGGAGTTTGAAAACACCACCCAACAATTTGCATCCAATAATCGTGGTTTTCTCTTTGATGATCCCCGCGACAAAAACATAACCATTAAATTTAAATCGGCCAGTAACCTTATCATTATCCCGGTTACCATCAATAATTCTGATACGCTGAATTTTATTCTTGACACAGGCGTAAGGTTCCCGATAATTACAGAGTTGCCCTTTATTAATAAATTGAATTTGAACTACATGATGCCGATTGAAGTAAAGGGTCTTGGTGATGGCGAATCGCTTACCGCTTATCGCTCGGGTAATAACATGATGCAAATTGACGGCTTAACCGCCCGAAACCAGGAGGTTCAGATGATAATCGACGAAAACTTCCAGATTTCACACATGTTGGGTATTCCTGTACATGGTTTAATTGGCTTTAACCTGTTTAAAGATTATGTGGTTAAAGTTGACTACCTGAACGAGAAACTGACGCTTATTAAACCAGAATATTATAAATATCGCGACAGGAAGAAAGACATTATCATGCCTCTGCATTTTGATGGCAATAAACCTTTTGTTCGTACTACAATTGTTACCGACGATATGAAAGAAGTTCCGGTAAAATTGTTGGTTGACACCGGTGCCAGCGATGCTCTCTGGCTATCAGAAAGTTCAGACGAACGTATTGGTTTACCATCAAAACACGTTGAAACATTTTTAGGCCGTGGATTAAGTGGCGACCTCTACGGAACAAAAGGCCGCATTGATGCCATTTGGGTAGGTCCCTTGTTGTTAACCAAACCAATTGTAGCATTTCCCAACTCCGATCTGATTGATAGTTTAATCTCGCAAAACGACCGGAACGGAACAATAGGCGCCGAAATTTTACGCCGCTTTTATGTTACTGTTGATTACCGTAACAGCCGGCTAACTTTGCGACCCAACCATAAAATAAAAGAAGACTTTAATTACAACATGAGCGGAATGGAGGTGACCAACCCAATGCCGGGATTGCCAATTTTTACCATTGCCGATATTCGCGAGAATTCGCCGGCTCACCTGGCCGGTCTGCAAAAAAACGATCAGATTTTGTCGATCAACAGCAGTAGTCATCGTACGCTCGAGTTAAACGATATTAACCTGTTGCTTCAAAGCAAGGAAAACAAAAAAATTAAACTAAAAGTGCTGCGAAACGGAGAGGAATTTAAAACTTCTTTTGAGTTAAAAAAGATGTTTTAA